The following are encoded in a window of Pseudomonas graminis genomic DNA:
- a CDS encoding LysR substrate-binding domain-containing protein: MRTGSVTLAASQLFVTPGAVGQQIRKLEGWLGTSLFVRSVRRLEPTAEALGYWEQVKPALRQLETANLAVRGLRDRQVRLSLPPAFANSWFAKRMPLFTERYPEVQLHLSASSDTVDFNDGTCDLAVRHFDGYGGDVNAELLLPDEVRVYCSPAYRERLQLHSLDSLPGATLLYTTSHAHWSQWLSSVGMYPDSFSSSLRFDQSELAIDAARRDQGLVLTSPWLVEEDVQRGLLVPVVASALKTGKGYYLVQAKDVVLGEAAQRLRQWFCDVAQRV, from the coding sequence ATGCGCACCGGCAGCGTGACCCTTGCTGCAAGCCAGCTGTTCGTCACGCCGGGAGCGGTCGGGCAACAGATTCGCAAGCTGGAAGGTTGGTTAGGAACGTCTTTGTTTGTGCGCAGTGTGCGCAGGCTGGAGCCAACGGCTGAAGCGCTGGGCTATTGGGAGCAGGTGAAGCCGGCTCTGCGCCAGTTGGAAACCGCCAATCTCGCGGTTCGAGGTCTTAGAGACAGGCAGGTACGGCTAAGCCTGCCGCCGGCGTTTGCCAATTCCTGGTTTGCGAAGCGGATGCCATTGTTCACGGAGCGATACCCGGAGGTGCAACTGCACCTTAGCGCGTCCAGCGATACCGTGGATTTCAATGACGGTACCTGCGACCTGGCGGTGCGGCATTTCGATGGATATGGCGGTGACGTCAACGCAGAACTGCTCTTGCCAGACGAGGTAAGGGTCTATTGCAGCCCGGCTTACCGTGAACGGCTCCAGCTGCATAGCCTTGACTCCTTGCCGGGAGCAACCTTGCTCTATACGACCTCACATGCTCACTGGTCTCAATGGCTGTCATCGGTCGGCATGTACCCTGATAGCTTCTCCAGCAGCCTCAGGTTCGATCAGTCGGAGCTGGCAATCGACGCGGCGCGCCGCGATCAAGGTCTGGTGCTCACGAGCCCCTGGCTGGTTGAAGAAGATGTCCAAAGGGGCTTGCTCGTCCCTGTCGTTGCCTCCGCATTGAAAACTGGCAAGGGCTATTATCTTGTGCAGGCCAAAGATGTGGTGCTGGGTGAGGCAGCACAACGCCTTCGCCAGTGGTTTTGCGACGTGGCGCAGCGGGTTTGA
- a CDS encoding MFS transporter translates to MSVAQSVRAPVFVHLWSYRLTFLLSGMSLGAWAPLVPFARDRAGLEEAQLGLLLLCFGLGSMLAMPLAGMLTTRKGCRFVSLIGGALICCMLPLLATLSSLPALAVALAVFGAGLGSIDVAMNVQGLMVERDHGRPMMSGFHGLFSLGGISSALLMTWLLWLGASPLLAVAVVVALIAGMLLWHARYLVPHGADDPSAPFARPTTKVVIVGVLCFIALLVEGAMLDWSAVFLNRMHQIDLSVAGGAYAVFSLTMAAGRFSGDWLRDRLGAVNLLIGGGLLVMVGFAMAILLEPWPLFLLGFALIGLGLSNTFPVYCSVVGAQTKMPAGLAIAVITGIGYCGILLGPALIGFAAHVIGLREALLCVGTLMLAQVLTARRMARG, encoded by the coding sequence GTGTCAGTTGCCCAATCCGTTCGTGCCCCCGTCTTCGTTCACCTCTGGAGTTATCGCCTGACGTTTCTGCTGTCCGGGATGTCCCTGGGCGCGTGGGCGCCACTGGTGCCATTCGCCCGCGACCGGGCCGGACTTGAAGAAGCCCAGCTTGGCCTGCTGCTGTTGTGCTTCGGCCTCGGTTCGATGTTGGCGATGCCGCTGGCGGGGATGCTGACCACCCGCAAGGGCTGCCGTTTTGTCTCGTTGATTGGCGGCGCCTTGATCTGCTGCATGCTGCCGTTGCTCGCCACGCTGTCCTCACTGCCGGCGCTGGCAGTGGCCCTGGCGGTGTTCGGCGCCGGGCTGGGCAGCATCGACGTGGCAATGAACGTGCAAGGCTTGATGGTCGAGCGCGATCACGGGCGTCCGATGATGTCGGGGTTTCACGGGCTGTTCAGCCTGGGCGGCATCAGCAGTGCGCTGCTGATGACATGGCTTCTGTGGCTGGGGGCGTCGCCGTTACTGGCGGTGGCCGTGGTGGTGGCGCTGATTGCAGGAATGCTGCTCTGGCACGCGCGCTACCTCGTGCCCCATGGCGCAGACGATCCGTCCGCACCCTTCGCCCGGCCGACCACCAAAGTGGTGATCGTCGGGGTTCTCTGCTTCATCGCGCTCTTGGTGGAGGGCGCGATGCTCGACTGGAGCGCGGTGTTCCTGAACCGCATGCACCAGATTGATTTGTCGGTGGCCGGCGGTGCCTATGCGGTGTTTTCGCTGACCATGGCAGCGGGACGGTTTTCCGGTGATTGGTTGAGGGATCGCCTGGGCGCTGTAAACCTGCTGATTGGCGGCGGGCTGCTGGTGATGGTCGGGTTTGCCATGGCGATCCTGCTGGAACCGTGGCCGCTATTCCTGCTGGGCTTCGCGCTGATCGGTCTGGGGCTGTCCAACACCTTTCCGGTGTATTGCTCGGTCGTTGGCGCACAGACCAAAATGCCGGCGGGGCTGGCGATTGCGGTGATTACCGGCATTGGCTATTGCGGGATTTTGCTGGGGCCGGCGTTGATTGGTTTCGCGGCGCATGTCATCGGTTTGCGGGAGGCGCTGCTGTGTGTCGGCACCCTCATGCTCGCGCAAGTGCTGACCGCGAGGCGCATGGCTCGCGGCTGA
- a CDS encoding FKBP-type peptidyl-prolyl cis-trans isomerase has product MNEELIIIDLTEGTGKAAVKGALITTQYTGTLEDGTVFDSSWERGKPFQCVIGTGRVIKGWDIGLMGMKVGGKRKLLVPATLAYGERSMGAHITPHSNLVFEIELLEVLTRED; this is encoded by the coding sequence ATGAATGAAGAACTGATCATCATCGATCTAACGGAAGGCACCGGCAAAGCCGCCGTAAAAGGCGCGCTGATCACCACCCAATACACTGGCACCCTGGAAGACGGCACGGTGTTTGATTCCTCATGGGAGCGCGGCAAGCCGTTTCAGTGCGTGATCGGCACCGGTCGGGTCATCAAGGGCTGGGACATCGGGCTGATGGGCATGAAAGTAGGCGGCAAACGCAAGCTGCTGGTGCCTGCGACGCTGGCCTACGGTGAGCGGTCGATGGGCGCGCACATCACACCCCATTCAAACCTCGTGTTTGAGATTGAATTGCTGGAAGTCCTTACGCGGGAGGATTGA
- a CDS encoding DMT family transporter, with translation MVLLCVVWGAQQVAMKAVAGDIAPIMQVAVRSGIAAALVWIIGKWIMREVWLPGVWCRSGLVVAVLFAGEFLFVAEGLRRTSASHMAVFLYTAPLFAAIGLHLRLPEERLGAIQWLGMSLAFAGIATTFLMPRDGTAIQTVNANSLPGDLLGLCAGATWGFTTVAVRTSRLSEASATQTLFYQLAGAFVLLLPLSLLAGQSLMSFSTGAVASLVFQTLIVSVASYLIWFWMLRRYLAARLGVLAFMSPLFGVMMGYLWLGEQTSFGFLLGASLTIAGLLVVNLSKVAAQNRRDTSGPAPKHPKEKIPL, from the coding sequence ATGGTGCTGCTGTGTGTCGTTTGGGGGGCGCAGCAGGTGGCAATGAAGGCAGTTGCCGGTGACATAGCACCCATCATGCAGGTCGCCGTTCGCTCCGGAATCGCTGCCGCCCTGGTGTGGATAATCGGAAAATGGATCATGCGCGAGGTGTGGTTACCCGGCGTCTGGTGCCGCTCGGGATTAGTCGTCGCGGTTCTGTTTGCGGGTGAATTTCTGTTCGTCGCAGAAGGGTTACGCCGGACAAGTGCCTCGCACATGGCGGTGTTCCTTTATACGGCCCCCTTATTCGCCGCCATTGGTCTGCACCTGCGCTTGCCGGAGGAGCGTCTTGGTGCGATTCAGTGGTTGGGTATGTCGCTGGCCTTCGCAGGGATTGCAACCACCTTTCTCATGCCGCGGGATGGGACAGCCATTCAAACCGTCAACGCGAACAGTCTGCCGGGTGACCTGCTGGGCTTGTGCGCGGGCGCTACCTGGGGATTCACGACAGTAGCGGTGCGGACCAGTCGCTTAAGTGAAGCAAGCGCAACCCAGACCCTGTTTTACCAACTGGCGGGTGCTTTTGTCCTTTTGCTGCCGTTGAGCCTGCTTGCAGGCCAAAGCTTGATGAGCTTTTCAACGGGTGCGGTGGCCAGCCTGGTTTTCCAGACATTAATCGTGTCGGTGGCAAGCTACTTGATCTGGTTCTGGATGCTTCGTCGCTACCTCGCGGCTCGCCTGGGCGTGCTGGCCTTCATGAGTCCGCTGTTTGGCGTAATGATGGGTTATCTGTGGCTAGGTGAGCAGACAAGCTTCGGTTTTTTGCTGGGCGCAAGCCTGACTATTGCCGGCCTGCTCGTGGTGAACCTCAGCAAAGTGGCGGCACAGAATCGACGCGATACAAGTGGCCCTGCACCGAAACATCCCAAGGAGAAGATCCCGCTATGA
- the treS gene encoding maltose alpha-D-glucosyltransferase, whose product MTTPDKQYVEWLVEQSMLNAAKQRAKLYGGQGRLWQRPYAQARPRDASAIGSVWFTAYPASIITREGGSVLEALADETLWHALSEVGIQGIHNGPLKASGGLKGRERTPSIDGNFDRISFEVDSSLGTDAQFLNLSRIAAAHNAIVVDDVIPSHTGKGADFRLAEMAYEEYPGLYHMVEIKEEDWSLLPEVPAGRDAVNLQPATVDALRDKHYIVGQLQRVIFFEPGVKETDWSATPIVTGVDGKDRRWVYLHYFKEGQPSLNWLDPSFAAQQMIIGDALHAIDVMGARVLRLDANGFLGVERKADGTAWSESHPLSITGNQLLAGAIRKAGGFSFQELNLTIDDIAAMSHGGADLSYDFITRPAYQHALLTGRTEFLRLMLRQVHEFGIDPASLIHALQNHDELTLELVHFWTLHGHDQYLYQGQTFPGNILREHIREEMYERLAGEHAPYNLKFVTNGVSCTTASIITAALGIRELDSMTAADIDKIQHIHLLLVMFNAMQPGVFALSGWDLVGALPLPVEQVEHLMGDGDTRWIHRGGYDLVDMDPDCEISEGGMPRARALYGSLVEQLKRPDSFASQLKKLLAVRRAYDIAASRQILIPDVEHPGLLIMVHELPAGKGTQITALNFSAEAIVETLHLPGIAPGPVVDIINERVEGDLTEEGEFTITLDAYEGLALRVVSMAAPMM is encoded by the coding sequence ATGACCACCCCGGACAAGCAGTACGTCGAATGGCTGGTTGAGCAATCGATGCTCAACGCCGCGAAGCAACGCGCAAAACTGTATGGCGGCCAGGGCCGTCTCTGGCAGCGGCCTTACGCCCAGGCCCGTCCGAGGGATGCCTCGGCCATCGGCTCGGTCTGGTTCACGGCGTATCCGGCGTCGATCATCACCCGCGAAGGCGGTTCGGTGCTCGAAGCGCTCGCCGATGAAACCCTCTGGCACGCGCTGTCGGAAGTCGGCATTCAGGGCATTCACAACGGCCCGTTGAAAGCCTCCGGCGGTTTGAAAGGGCGCGAGCGCACGCCGAGCATCGACGGCAACTTCGACCGCATCAGCTTTGAGGTGGATTCGTCACTGGGCACCGACGCGCAGTTTCTCAACCTCAGCCGCATCGCCGCCGCGCACAACGCGATCGTCGTCGATGACGTGATCCCTTCCCACACCGGCAAAGGCGCGGATTTCCGCCTGGCCGAGATGGCCTACGAAGAGTACCCGGGCCTCTACCACATGGTGGAGATCAAGGAAGAGGACTGGTCGCTGCTCCCGGAAGTCCCGGCCGGCCGCGACGCCGTCAACCTTCAGCCTGCCACCGTTGATGCGCTGCGCGACAAGCATTACATCGTCGGTCAGTTGCAGCGGGTGATTTTCTTCGAACCCGGCGTCAAGGAAACCGACTGGAGCGCCACGCCCATCGTCACCGGCGTCGACGGCAAGGACCGCCGCTGGGTCTATCTGCACTACTTCAAAGAAGGCCAGCCGTCGCTGAACTGGCTGGACCCAAGTTTCGCCGCGCAGCAGATGATCATCGGCGATGCCTTGCACGCCATCGACGTCATGGGCGCGCGGGTGTTGCGACTGGACGCCAACGGCTTCCTCGGCGTCGAACGCAAGGCCGACGGCACGGCGTGGTCGGAGAGCCATCCGCTGTCGATCACCGGCAATCAGTTGCTGGCCGGCGCCATTCGCAAGGCCGGCGGCTTCAGCTTTCAGGAGCTGAACCTGACCATCGATGACATCGCGGCGATGTCCCACGGCGGCGCTGACCTGTCCTATGACTTCATCACCCGCCCGGCGTATCAGCACGCGCTGCTGACCGGCCGCACGGAGTTCCTGCGCCTGATGTTGCGTCAGGTCCATGAGTTCGGCATCGACCCTGCGTCGCTGATTCACGCCCTGCAGAACCACGATGAACTGACCCTGGAGCTGGTGCATTTCTGGACGCTGCATGGCCACGATCAATACCTGTATCAGGGTCAGACCTTCCCGGGGAATATCCTGCGCGAGCACATTCGCGAGGAGATGTACGAGCGTCTGGCGGGCGAGCATGCGCCCTACAACCTGAAGTTCGTCACCAACGGCGTGTCGTGCACCACGGCGAGCATCATCACCGCGGCCCTGGGCATTCGTGAACTGGACAGCATGACCGCCGCCGACATCGACAAGATCCAGCACATCCATTTGCTGCTGGTGATGTTCAACGCCATGCAACCGGGCGTGTTCGCGCTGTCGGGCTGGGACCTGGTGGGCGCCTTGCCGCTGCCGGTCGAGCAGGTTGAGCACCTGATGGGGGACGGCGACACACGCTGGATCCATCGCGGTGGCTATGATCTGGTCGACATGGACCCGGACTGCGAGATCTCGGAGGGCGGTATGCCACGGGCTCGCGCGCTGTATGGCAGCCTGGTCGAGCAATTGAAGCGGCCGGACTCGTTCGCCTCGCAGCTGAAGAAACTGCTGGCCGTGCGCCGCGCCTATGACATCGCCGCCAGCCGGCAGATTCTGATTCCCGACGTCGAACACCCGGGTCTGCTGATCATGGTGCACGAACTGCCGGCCGGGAAGGGCACCCAGATCACGGCGCTGAACTTTAGCGCAGAAGCCATCGTCGAGACCCTGCACCTGCCGGGCATCGCCCCGGGGCCGGTGGTGGACATCATCAACGAACGGGTCGAAGGCGACCTGACCGAAGAGGGTGAATTCACCATCACGCTGGACGCCTACGAAGGCCTCGCGCTGCGCGTGGTCAGCATGGCAGCACCGATGATGTGA
- a CDS encoding Gfo/Idh/MocA family protein: MPDANGKIRYAVVAGGWISQGAFMPGLEQTDNSVMTALVTGDPVKADQLAALYDLKSYHYDEFDTLLKSGEIDAIYLATPNFRHREFAVPALEAGIHVLLEKPMAANEQDCLAIAEAAKRSGAKLMVAYRLHFEPGTVEMVHRVRAGDLGDLRLFTATFAQTTDPANHRMQSGFDAGPVADMGPYPINAVRNLFAAEPIEVHAVGIKTPGREINTFDTVNVTLRFAEERLATFTVSYSLPSTERFQLIGTKGEFEASPCFGFGEGVAIGYRAIIDRQTTEHTHPVVDQFGGETQYFSDCILQDREPEPDGDEGWRDVRVVEAIERALTTGQPQKLEPLPERPGISIEQARRLPLAKVPEYINTDEPNA, encoded by the coding sequence ATGCCAGACGCAAACGGCAAAATCCGCTACGCAGTGGTCGCTGGAGGCTGGATCTCCCAAGGCGCATTCATGCCGGGACTTGAACAGACCGACAACTCCGTCATGACCGCCCTGGTCACCGGCGACCCCGTCAAAGCCGACCAACTGGCCGCACTTTACGACCTCAAAAGCTACCACTACGACGAATTCGACACCCTGCTGAAATCTGGCGAAATCGACGCCATTTACCTGGCAACCCCCAACTTCCGCCACCGCGAATTCGCTGTGCCCGCACTCGAAGCCGGCATCCACGTACTGCTTGAAAAGCCCATGGCTGCCAATGAACAAGACTGCCTGGCCATTGCCGAAGCCGCCAAACGCTCGGGCGCCAAACTGATGGTCGCCTACCGCCTGCACTTCGAGCCAGGCACCGTCGAAATGGTCCACCGCGTGCGTGCCGGCGACCTCGGCGACCTGCGCCTGTTCACCGCGACCTTCGCCCAGACCACCGACCCGGCCAACCACCGCATGCAGAGCGGCTTCGATGCAGGTCCCGTGGCCGACATGGGCCCCTACCCCATCAACGCCGTGCGCAACCTGTTCGCCGCCGAACCGATCGAAGTCCACGCCGTCGGCATCAAAACGCCAGGGCGCGAAATCAACACCTTCGACACGGTCAACGTGACACTCCGCTTTGCCGAAGAACGCCTGGCCACCTTCACCGTGAGTTACAGCCTGCCATCCACCGAGCGTTTCCAGCTGATCGGCACCAAGGGTGAGTTCGAAGCATCGCCGTGCTTCGGTTTCGGCGAAGGCGTGGCCATCGGGTACCGGGCGATTATCGACCGCCAGACCACCGAACACACCCATCCGGTGGTCGATCAGTTTGGCGGTGAGACCCAGTACTTCTCCGACTGCATCCTTCAGGACCGCGAACCCGAGCCTGACGGCGACGAGGGCTGGCGCGATGTGCGTGTGGTCGAGGCCATTGAACGTGCGCTGACCACCGGGCAGCCGCAGAAGCTTGAGCCATTGCCGGAGCGCCCGGGCATCAGCATCGAGCAGGCCCGTCGCCTGCCGCTGGCCAAGGTGCCGGAGTACATCAATACCGATGAGCCGAATGCCTGA
- a CDS encoding aldehyde dehydrogenase (NADP(+)) — translation MPTVLGQNFIGGARSGLGEARHKSLDATTGEALPYTFHQATDAEIDAAASAAKDAFLEFRQLSPARRAEFLDAIADELDALGDDFVALVCQETALPAGRIQGERGRTSGQMRLFAKVLRRGDFLGARIDQALPDRKPLPRVDLRQQRIGVGPVAVFGASNFPLAFSTAGGDTASALAAGCPVVVKAHSGHMATADLVGNAIVRAAEKTGMPKGVFNMIFGSGVGEGLVKHPAIQAVGFTGSLHGGNALCKLASERPQPIPVFAEMSSINPVVLLPGALTARGTAIAGELAASVVMGAGQFCTNPGVVIGIRSPALTAFTEQLTEHMGGQAPQTMLNEGGLRSYSKGVEKLLAHPSVTHLAGKPQEGKQAQAQLFKADVSMLLNGDELLQEEVFGPTTLLIEVADDAELKAALLALRGQLTATLIGETADLQKYQWLVPVLEEKVGRILVNGYPTGVEVSDAMVHGGPYPATSDARGTSVGTLAIDRFLRPVCYQNYPDSLLPAALQNANPLGLKRLVNGEWSTDVIA, via the coding sequence ATGCCTACCGTTCTCGGTCAGAACTTCATCGGCGGCGCCCGCAGTGGCCTCGGCGAAGCACGCCATAAAAGCCTCGACGCCACTACTGGCGAAGCACTGCCTTACACCTTTCATCAGGCTACCGACGCGGAAATCGATGCCGCCGCCTCGGCTGCCAAAGACGCCTTCCTCGAATTCCGTCAGTTGAGCCCGGCCCGTCGCGCTGAATTCCTTGACGCCATCGCTGACGAACTCGACGCCCTGGGCGATGACTTCGTTGCCCTCGTCTGCCAGGAAACCGCGCTGCCGGCCGGTCGAATCCAGGGTGAGCGTGGCCGTACTTCCGGCCAGATGCGCCTGTTCGCCAAAGTCCTGCGTCGCGGTGACTTCCTCGGTGCGCGTATCGATCAAGCCCTTCCTGACCGCAAGCCACTGCCACGTGTCGACCTGCGCCAGCAGCGCATCGGCGTTGGCCCGGTGGCCGTGTTCGGCGCCAGCAATTTCCCGCTGGCCTTCTCCACTGCCGGCGGCGACACCGCCTCGGCACTGGCTGCCGGTTGCCCGGTTGTGGTGAAAGCCCACAGCGGCCACATGGCGACGGCTGATCTGGTCGGTAACGCCATCGTCCGCGCCGCCGAGAAGACCGGCATGCCTAAAGGCGTGTTCAACATGATCTTCGGCAGCGGCGTTGGCGAAGGTCTGGTCAAGCACCCGGCCATTCAGGCCGTCGGCTTCACTGGTTCTCTGCATGGCGGTAACGCCCTGTGCAAACTGGCGTCCGAGCGTCCGCAGCCAATCCCGGTGTTCGCCGAGATGTCGAGCATTAACCCGGTGGTCCTCCTGCCCGGCGCACTGACAGCGCGCGGCACCGCCATCGCGGGCGAACTCGCGGCCTCCGTGGTCATGGGCGCAGGCCAGTTCTGCACCAACCCAGGCGTTGTAATCGGCATTCGCTCCCCCGCCCTGACGGCGTTCACCGAGCAACTGACCGAGCACATGGGCGGTCAGGCACCACAGACCATGCTCAACGAAGGCGGCCTGCGCAGCTACAGCAAAGGCGTCGAGAAGCTGCTGGCACACCCAAGCGTCACGCACCTGGCCGGCAAGCCGCAGGAAGGCAAGCAGGCCCAGGCTCAGCTGTTCAAGGCGGACGTCAGCATGTTGCTCAACGGCGACGAGTTGCTCCAGGAAGAAGTCTTCGGCCCAACTACGCTGCTCATCGAAGTGGCTGACGACGCTGAACTGAAAGCCGCACTGCTGGCCCTGCGCGGCCAACTGACCGCGACGCTGATCGGCGAAACCGCCGACCTGCAGAAGTACCAGTGGCTGGTACCGGTGCTGGAAGAGAAAGTCGGCCGCATTCTGGTCAATGGCTACCCGACCGGCGTCGAAGTCTCTGACGCGATGGTGCACGGCGGTCCTTACCCGGCGACCTCCGATGCCCGCGGTACCTCGGTGGGCACCCTGGCCATCGATCGTTTCCTGCGCCCGGTCTGCTACCAGAACTACCCGGACAGCCTGCTGCCGGCCGCTCTGCAAAACGCCAACCCGCTGGGCCTCAAGCGCCTGGTGAACGGCGAGTGGAGCACTGACGTCATCGCCTGA
- a CDS encoding NAD(P)H-dependent oxidoreductase — MKTLIVLAHPEPRSFNGALKDVAVETLRELGHQVQVSDLYAMNWKAELGIDDFMDNRADPDYFDLPREQEHAFANGSHTGDVKTEQSKVMWADLVIFQFPVWWFSMPAILKGWVDRVLSRGFAYSSGHKYGSGLLKGKKAMLCLTTGTANSLYTPAGIDGDLHHVLWPIHNGILAYTGFTVFPPFAAWMPAQLSDDERQQCLNAYADYLRRLETLEPLFFHPREDYDDNQQLKPGIKARSGVQWNPRAGQSFEQAASYFAEHSNDKV; from the coding sequence ATGAAGACATTAATCGTATTGGCGCACCCGGAACCACGCTCCTTTAACGGCGCCTTAAAGGACGTTGCTGTCGAAACCCTGCGCGAACTCGGTCACCAGGTTCAGGTGAGCGATCTCTACGCGATGAATTGGAAGGCTGAGCTGGGGATTGATGACTTCATGGATAATCGTGCCGATCCTGACTATTTTGATCTTCCCCGCGAGCAAGAACATGCGTTTGCAAACGGGTCCCACACCGGCGACGTCAAGACTGAGCAATCGAAGGTCATGTGGGCTGACCTCGTGATTTTTCAGTTTCCTGTGTGGTGGTTTTCGATGCCCGCCATATTGAAAGGCTGGGTAGACCGGGTATTGAGCCGGGGATTCGCATACTCATCAGGGCACAAGTATGGATCGGGGCTCCTCAAAGGAAAGAAGGCCATGCTTTGTCTCACCACGGGCACTGCAAACAGCCTTTACACACCCGCCGGGATTGACGGCGATTTGCATCACGTCCTCTGGCCTATCCATAACGGCATTCTGGCCTATACCGGCTTCACCGTTTTCCCCCCGTTTGCTGCATGGATGCCAGCGCAGCTCAGCGATGACGAACGTCAGCAGTGTCTGAATGCATATGCCGACTACTTGCGGCGCCTTGAAACGCTGGAGCCGCTGTTTTTTCACCCCCGTGAGGACTACGACGACAACCAGCAGCTGAAACCGGGAATTAAAGCCCGCTCAGGCGTGCAGTGGAATCCTCGTGCCGGGCAATCTTTTGAACAGGCTGCTTCGTACTTTGCAGAGCATTCAAATGACAAAGTCTGA
- a CDS encoding PLP-dependent aminotransferase family protein produces MELHIVIEGRKDLARQVYEQLRDSIVCGRLAAGVQLPPSRLLAAQLGLSRKTISDTYSRLTYENYLVGKVGSGTFVNALNAHSPSRPAPSKLASAHIVAKWERISLPLRHPTRAGTLRYDFLGGATAKTQFPHDEWRRCVHHAVRQMSTERGFYSQPEGLPALRAAIAGHIAFARGVRCGADDVVVCNGAQQALDLIARVLIEPGSRVAMEDPGYTPARLLFAAQGAEVASVPVDREGIIVEQIPDDACAIYVTPSHQMPLGMPMSLARRHALLEKARRIGAIIIEDDYDSEFRYEGRPTDSLQSMDEHGVVAYVGTFSKTLLPELRLGYVVLPAAILEAVIKAKQLTDWHTSTLPQWALSKFISEGLLNKHIRRCHSTYAGRRERILSRIAGDLSPWLETIPCTAGFHMAVMLKPSLQPAIDLHLLVDRARDKALGLYPLHGFYSDATPRDGLMLGFGAIDLLDIDPALDRLRDLLMVFD; encoded by the coding sequence GTGGAATTACACATCGTTATCGAGGGCCGCAAGGACCTTGCCCGTCAGGTCTATGAACAGCTGCGCGACAGTATCGTGTGCGGCCGCTTGGCGGCGGGCGTGCAATTGCCGCCCAGTCGGCTGCTGGCCGCGCAGCTGGGGCTGTCGCGCAAAACCATCTCCGACACCTACAGCCGACTGACCTATGAAAATTACCTGGTAGGCAAGGTGGGCAGCGGCACGTTCGTCAACGCCCTGAACGCCCACAGCCCGTCTCGGCCTGCGCCATCGAAACTGGCCAGCGCCCACATCGTGGCGAAATGGGAGCGGATCTCCCTGCCCCTGCGCCACCCGACCCGCGCGGGCACCCTGCGCTACGATTTTCTCGGCGGCGCGACCGCGAAAACCCAGTTTCCCCACGACGAATGGCGGCGCTGTGTGCACCACGCAGTGCGACAGATGTCCACCGAACGCGGTTTCTATAGCCAGCCGGAGGGCCTGCCCGCCCTGCGGGCCGCGATTGCCGGGCACATCGCCTTCGCGCGCGGCGTCCGCTGCGGGGCCGATGACGTGGTGGTGTGCAATGGCGCGCAACAGGCCCTGGACCTGATCGCCCGCGTGCTGATCGAACCGGGCAGCCGCGTGGCCATGGAAGACCCGGGCTACACGCCGGCACGCCTGCTGTTTGCCGCCCAGGGCGCTGAGGTCGCCAGTGTGCCGGTCGACCGCGAGGGCATCATCGTCGAACAGATTCCCGACGACGCCTGCGCCATTTATGTGACCCCCTCCCACCAGATGCCGCTGGGCATGCCCATGAGCCTGGCGCGCCGCCACGCCCTGCTGGAGAAGGCGCGACGAATCGGCGCGATCATCATCGAAGACGACTACGACAGCGAATTCCGCTACGAAGGCCGCCCGACTGACTCGTTGCAGAGCATGGACGAGCACGGCGTCGTGGCCTACGTCGGCACCTTTTCAAAAACCCTGCTGCCGGAACTGCGCCTGGGCTACGTCGTGCTGCCGGCGGCGATCCTCGAAGCGGTGATCAAAGCCAAGCAGCTGACCGACTGGCACACCTCGACGCTGCCGCAATGGGCCCTGAGCAAATTCATCAGCGAAGGCCTGCTCAACAAACACATCCGCCGGTGCCACAGCACCTACGCCGGTCGCCGCGAACGAATCCTGTCCCGCATCGCCGGCGACCTGTCGCCCTGGCTGGAAACCATCCCGTGCACGGCGGGCTTTCACATGGCGGTGATGCTCAAGCCCTCGCTCCAGCCGGCGATCGACCTGCACCTGCTGGTCGATCGCGCGCGGGACAAGGCCTTAGGCCTTTATCCCCTCCACGGCTTCTACAGCGACGCGACACCGCGCGATGGACTGATGCTGGGATTCGGCGCCATCGACCTGCTCGACATCGACCCGGCACTGGACAGGTTGCGGGATTTGCTGATGGTGTTTGATTAA